A stretch of Lactuca sativa cultivar Salinas chromosome 6, Lsat_Salinas_v11, whole genome shotgun sequence DNA encodes these proteins:
- the LOC111903349 gene encoding uncharacterized protein LOC111903349, which translates to MVLETGRGLNQENSLVQAEDTRWGSYFKIVTSLMNLFLKVLNILTYVEDEGSILSNQNQAFGILRYFKTLDFVFYLHLMYGILHLTNVLSKHLQKKDQDILEATYLVRGTMEVLKSLRDMGFAKLLSNVFSFCQKHNINIVEMMLFQKKIVEMTENYVTLRGRNTKVTNQFHFEVEIFRTVMDMQIIEFGDRFSELSTQLIEYMVALSHCDSFAKFDKTKLLKLSELYTKAFDDAENM; encoded by the coding sequence ATGGTACTTGAAACTGGAAGAGGGTTAAATCAAGAGAACTCTCTTGTTCAAGCGGAAGATACAAGATGGGGTTCATATTTCAAAATAGTTACAAGTTTGATGAACTTATTTCTTAAGGTTCTTAACATACTTACTTATGTCGAAGATGAAGGATCCATTTTAAGTAACCAAAATCAAGCATTTGGTATCTTAAGATATTTCAAGACACTTGATTTCGTGTTTTACTTACATTTGATGTATGGAATTTTACACCTCACAAACGTATTgtcaaagcatcttcaaaaaaaGGATCAAGACATTTTAGAAGCAACTTATTTGGTTAGAGGGACAATGGAGGTATTGAAGTCTTTAAGAGACATGGGGTTTGCAAAACTTTTATCGAATGTATTCTCTTTTTGTCAAAAACATAATATTAATATTGTGGAGATGatgctctttcaaaaaaaaattgtggAGATGACGGAAAATTATGTCACATTGAGAGGCCGTAATACTAAAGTTACCAACCAGTTTCATTTTGAAGTTGAAATTTTTAGAACGGTTATGGATATGCAAATCATAGAATTCGGGGACCGATTTAGTGAACTTAGCACCCAATTAATAGAATACATGGTGGCTTTGAGTCATTGTGATTCATTTGCTAAGTTTGACAAAACAAAGTTGTTAAAGTTGAGTGAGTTGTACACAAAAGCCTTTGATGATGCGGAAAATATGTAA